One window from the genome of Spirochaetaceae bacterium encodes:
- a CDS encoding AAA family ATPase produces the protein MNAAEYPFRIENLSIRNYKGIDALDIEFPLSPIAGSPDVVAIGSRNGVGKSSVLECCALLLAIPRLFDKGDDKISFGGVDDIIRAGAEVAHVKGRVTSGDNKSTAILAFERDGETVAVKDRNGIFDESLASFGDPWHRIIRDNMVAHILGQVSDPVRIPNGLLFHSFRRVSGTHVESDAILRSPGVYEAGDFDEEYSMNVFKSIVLRKMMYEKGLIEDSSSRRDQGRVLMVLNDIIERYAGGKLGRLRPLAGNGYDIRIDPGGRAKSFTINGLSSGQMEVISTLFLIWHATRDMPSVVLIDEPELHLNAEWHGEFVSSLVESAPQNQYVLATHSEDVMASVAPECRIILTREDASPE, from the coding sequence ATGAACGCTGCCGAGTATCCCTTTCGAATTGAGAACCTGTCGATCCGGAACTACAAGGGCATCGACGCGCTCGATATCGAGTTCCCCCTGTCGCCCATCGCGGGGTCGCCGGATGTCGTTGCCATCGGAAGCCGGAACGGGGTAGGCAAGTCATCGGTGCTCGAGTGCTGTGCGTTGCTGCTTGCCATCCCGAGATTGTTCGACAAGGGCGACGACAAGATATCGTTCGGAGGCGTTGACGACATCATTCGGGCAGGCGCGGAAGTTGCCCATGTCAAGGGTCGAGTAACGAGTGGAGACAACAAGTCGACAGCGATCTTGGCATTTGAACGTGATGGAGAGACGGTCGCCGTCAAAGATCGCAATGGGATTTTCGACGAGTCACTAGCGAGTTTCGGTGATCCTTGGCATCGGATCATCCGAGATAACATGGTTGCACATATCTTGGGGCAAGTCTCCGATCCGGTGAGGATTCCGAACGGCCTCTTGTTTCACAGCTTCAGGAGAGTCTCGGGAACCCACGTCGAATCGGACGCCATACTCAGGTCGCCAGGTGTCTATGAAGCAGGTGATTTCGATGAAGAATACTCGATGAACGTGTTCAAGAGCATCGTACTGCGAAAGATGATGTACGAAAAGGGCTTGATAGAAGACTCAAGCAGTCGTCGCGACCAAGGTCGCGTATTGATGGTACTGAATGATATCATCGAGCGCTACGCCGGTGGGAAACTGGGGAGACTCAGACCGCTTGCCGGCAACGGCTACGACATCCGTATTGATCCGGGAGGTCGAGCGAAGTCATTCACAATCAATGGTTTGAGTTCAGGGCAGATGGAAGTCATATCGACCCTGTTCCTCATCTGGCATGCCACGCGTGACATGCCGTCGGTGGTGCTGATTGACGAGCCGGAACTCCATCTGAATGCCGAGTGGCACGGTGAATTTGTGTCAAGTTTGGTGGAATCGGCACCCCAAAACCAGTATGTCCTTGCGACTCACTCGGAGGATGTCATGGCAAGCGTGGCGCCGGAGTGCCGCATTATACTGACCAGAGAGGACGCGTCACCGGAATGA